A genomic region of Raphanus sativus cultivar WK10039 chromosome 6, ASM80110v3, whole genome shotgun sequence contains the following coding sequences:
- the LOC108810269 gene encoding auxin response factor 11 has product MANVKNDQLYMELWKACAGPLVEVPRYGERVFYFPQGHMEQLVASTNQRVVDKDIPVFNLPPKILCRVLNVMLKAENETDEVYAQITLRPEENQSEPTSIDPPPTEPAKQTVDSFVKILTASDTSTHGGFSVLRKHATECLPSLDMTQATPTQELVARDLHGYEWRFKHIFRGQPRRHLLTTGWSTFVTSKRLVAGDAFVFLRGHQNGDLRVGVRRLAKQQSTMPASVISSQSMHLGVLATASHAFNTTTMFVVLYKPRISQFIIGVNKYMDAMKKGFGIGMRFRMRFEGEESPERVFTGTIVGSGDLSPQWPASKWRSLQIQWDEPSTVQRPNKVSPWEIEPFLPSTLTTSPTQPHSKSKRSRPIDISVSDLDQVIGNFLSSFPKSHEPTPSLKPLFQDPSSERNSNKTEAPPSSCCRLFGFDLKSKPASAPNPPDKQLITIDSNNSGFTKCQDPNSWKDQKQHTSSTRSRTKVQMQGTAVGRAVDLTLLRSYDELISELEKMFEIEGELRTKDKWTIVFTDDEGDMMLVGDDPWNEFCKMAKKLFIYPSDEVKKMSSKSLSDDEITIINLESDQRAVKL; this is encoded by the exons ATGGCGAATGTTAAAAATGATCAACTGTACATGGAGCTGTGGAAAGCGTGCGCAGGGCCACTTGTGGAAGTACCTCGTTATGGTGAAAGAGTTTTCTACTTCCCTCAAGGTCACATGGAACAACTGGTGGCTTCGACTAATCAAAGAGTCGTTGATAAAGATATACCAGTTTTCAATCTTCCTCCAAAGATACTTTGTCGAGTTCTTAACGTCATGTTAAAAGCAGAGAACGAAACAGATGAGGTTTACGCTCAGATCACATTACGACCTGAGGAAAAT CAAAGTGAACCAACAAGCATTGATCCACCTCCAACAGAACCTGCTAAACAAACTGTTGACTCCTTTGTTAAGATTCTAACAGCTTCTGATACAAGTACTCATGGTGGCTTCTCTGTTCTTCGTAAACACGCCACTGAGTGTCTCCCTTCACTT GATATGACACAAGCTACACCAACTCAAGAACTGGTAGCAAGAGATCTCCACGGATATGAATGGAGGTTTAAGCATATATTCAGAG GGCAACCTAGGAGGCATTTACTTACAACTGGTTGGAGTACATTTGTAACCTCTAAAAGACTTGTAGCTGGAGATGCTTTTGTGTTCTTGAG GGGTCATCAAAATGGTGATTTACGAGTTGGCGTGAGACGTTTAGCTAAGCAACAAAGCACAATGCCTGCATCGGTTATCTCGAGTCAGAGTATGCATTTGGGAGTTCTTGCTACAGCTTCTCATGCTTTTAACACAACAACTATGTTTGTTGTCTTGTACAAGCCTAG GATAAGCCAATTCATAATAGGTGTGAACAAGTATATGGATGCGATGAAGAAAGGATTTGGTATTGGTATGAGGTTTAGGATGAGGTTTGAAGGAGAAGAGTCTCCTGAGAGAGT GTTTACGGGTACTATTGTTGGTAGTGGAGATCTATCTCCTCAATGGCCAGCTTCCAAGTGGAGATCATTGCAG ATCCAATGGGACGAGCCATCTACTGTTCAGAGACCAAACAAGGTCTCACCGTGGGAGATTGAGCCTTTCTTGCCATCCACGCTAACTACATCACCTACTCAACCACATTCAAAGTCCAAACGGTCCAGGCCCATTGATATATCAGTTTCAG ATCTTGACCAGGTCATAGGTAACTTCTTGAGCAGCTTCCCTAAGAGCCACGAACCTACTCCATCACTCAAACCGTTGTTTCAAGATCCATCAAGTGAAAGAAACTCGAACAAAACGGAGGCTCCACCCTCAAGTTGCTGTAGGTTATTCGGATTTGATCTCAAGAGCAAGCCTGCTTCTGCCCCAAACCCTCCTGACAAGCAACTAATAACCATTGACTCAAATAACTCTGGTTTTACCAAATGTCAAGATCCTAACTCATGGAAGGATCAGAAGCAACACACATCATCAACAAGAAGCCGAACCAAG GTGCAAATGCAAGGAACAGCGGTGGGACGTGCTGTTGATTTAACATTGTTGAGATCATACGATGAGTTAATCAGTGAGTTAGAGAAAATGTTTGAGATTGAAGGAGAGCTTAGGACTAAAGACAAATGGACTATTGTGTTTACTGATGATGAAGGAGATATGATGCTTGTTGGAGACGATCCATGGAA TGAGTTCTGTAAAATGGCGAAGAAGTTGTTCATATATCCAAGTGACGAGgtcaagaaaatgagctcaaaGTCACTGTCGGATGATGAAATTACGATCATCAATCTTGAATCGGACCAGAGGGCAGTTAAACTTTGA
- the LOC108810267 gene encoding uncharacterized protein LOC108810267 isoform X2, whose product MREEKDKLALVLAAKSRTLLYTSSPASPSVFASPIHTLASVPFCWEEQPGKPKNPLRPLSYPKCLELPPRLLLPGDFTQLPFPERKHGGLFGFMRRKGRGDVVVRGSYVFPSEKERAGEINNNNNMKIMKFNQSGNLYGGGGSVKGSHFLVKEVYVRD is encoded by the exons atgagagaagagaaggacAAGCTGGCTCTTGTGTTAGCTGCAAAGTCGAGAACATTGTTGTACACTTCTTCACCTGCAAGTCCATCGGTGTTTGCTTCTCCTATTCACACTCTTGCTTCTGTTCCGTTTTGCTGGGAAGAGCAACCAGGCAAGCCCAAGAACCCTCTTCGTCCTCTTTCTTACCCAAAATGTCTTGAACTGCCTCCGCGCTTGCTCCTTCCGGGTGACTTTACGCAACTGCCATTTCCTGAGAGGAAGCATGGGGGCCTCTTTGGGTTCATGAGGAGGAAAGGGAGAGGGGATGTTGTAGTCAGGGGTAGTTATGTCTTTCCCTCGGAGAAGGAGAGAGCAGGTGAGATCAATAAtaacaacaacatgaagatcATGAAGTTTAACCAATCAGGGAATttgtatggtggtggtggatctGTAAAAGGATCTCACTTTTTGGTAAA GGAGGTTTATGTAAGGGACTGA
- the LOC108810267 gene encoding uncharacterized protein LOC108810267 isoform X1 codes for MREEKDKLALVLAAKSRTLLYTSSPASPSVFASPIHTLASVPFCWEEQPGKPKNPLRPLSYPKCLELPPRLLLPGDFTQLPFPERKHGGLFGFMRRKGRGDVVVRGSYVFPSEKERAGEINNNNNMKIMKFNQSGNLYGGGGSVKGSHFLGGLCKGLKQAMPWKNKKLRRESL; via the exons atgagagaagagaaggacAAGCTGGCTCTTGTGTTAGCTGCAAAGTCGAGAACATTGTTGTACACTTCTTCACCTGCAAGTCCATCGGTGTTTGCTTCTCCTATTCACACTCTTGCTTCTGTTCCGTTTTGCTGGGAAGAGCAACCAGGCAAGCCCAAGAACCCTCTTCGTCCTCTTTCTTACCCAAAATGTCTTGAACTGCCTCCGCGCTTGCTCCTTCCGGGTGACTTTACGCAACTGCCATTTCCTGAGAGGAAGCATGGGGGCCTCTTTGGGTTCATGAGGAGGAAAGGGAGAGGGGATGTTGTAGTCAGGGGTAGTTATGTCTTTCCCTCGGAGAAGGAGAGAGCAGGTGAGATCAATAAtaacaacaacatgaagatcATGAAGTTTAACCAATCAGGGAATttgtatggtggtggtggatctGTAAAAGGATCTCACTTTTTG GGAGGTTTATGTAAGGGACTGAAGCAAGCAATGCCATGGAAGAACAAGAAGCTGAGAAGAGAAAGTCTTTGA
- the LOC108810268 gene encoding uncharacterized protein LOC108810268: MPVMEKLRMFVAQEPVVAASCLIGGVGLFLPAVVRPILDSLEASKQVKAPPLADVIAGVTGKKQT, translated from the exons ATGCCGGTGATGGAGAAACTGAGGATGTTCGTGGCGCAGGAGCCTGTTGTCGCCGCCTCCTGTTTAATCGGCGGTGTTG GACTCTTTCTGCCCGCTGTTGTTAGGCCTATTCTTGATTCTCTCGAGGCATCTAAGCAAGTGAAAGCACCTCCCCTTGCTGAT GTTATTGCTGGTGTCACAGGGAAGAAACAGACCTAA
- the LOC108810265 gene encoding uncharacterized protein LOC108810265, with protein MMAAGEARAVWQRTVNRYFVQEDAKRAPKLTTSCQSSSSSTVPSKQVEDSRPVVDPQNQSPSCAGFMPRHPNPNFPPLLPHNTSLWGHHHHTHQDHKEQVKTPLEAEAEGAKSERFQEFIELMETRESYGSVGNDESSEKKLTSELAFDPSSPWNPLTSEKAAPWWRTTDKDELASLVAQRSLDFVENCDLPTPQKMNRSYYGSPRSFDSDAFRDHSFTNQTPHVPRRGNSFKNRAEEASSESDLSKSELLEALRRSQTRAREAENMAKEACAEKEHLVKLLLKQASELFGYKQLLQLLQLESLYLQIKSKKIEDSKEPPPGSIPWSNNTKARKQGRKRRSKRSKPNGFVGLALGMSLVGAGLLLGWTVGWMQMLSF; from the coding sequence ATGATGGCAGCAGGAGAAGCAAGAGCTGTGTGGCAAAGAACAGTTAACCGTTACTTTGTCCAAGAAGACGCCAAAAGAGCTCCCAAGTTAACTACCTCTTGCCAATCTTCTTCATCCTCAACTGTTCCATCTAAACAGGTTGAAGATTCTCGTCCTGTTGTTGATCCACAGAATCAATCGCCATCTTGTGCAGGTTTCATGCCTCGTCATCCAAACCCCAATTTCCCTCCTCTGTTACCCCACAACACCAGTTTGTGGGGCCATCATCATCACACTCACCAAGACCACAAGGAACAAGTGAAGACGCCATTGGAAGCTGAGGCTGAGGGAGCCAAGTCTGAAAGGTTTCAAGAGTTTATAGAGTTGATGGAGACTAGGGAGAGTTATGGTTCGGTTGGGAATGATGAGTCCTCTGAGAAAAAGTTAACAAGTGAGCTTGCTTTCGATCCCAGCTCTCCATGGAATCCTCTAACGAGCGAGAAAGCTGCGCCGTGGTGGCGAACTACAGACAAAGATGAGCTAGCTTCTTTAGTTGCACAAAGGTCTCTAGACTTTGTTGAGAACTGTGACCTGCCAACACCGCAGAAGATGAACCGGTCTTACTACGGTAGTCCACGTTCTTTCGACTCTGATGCATTCCGGGATCACTCTTTCACTAACCAAACCCCCCACGTGCCAAGGAGAGGAAACAGCTTCAAGAACAGAGCAGAGGAGGCTTCCTCTGAGTCTGACTTGAGCAAATCCGAGCTGCTAGAAGCGCTGAGGCGTTCTCAGACAAGAGCTAGGGAAGCTGAAAACATGGCTAAAGAAGCGTGCGCAGAGAAAGAGCACTTGGTGAAGCTCTTGCTCAAGCAAGCCTCAGAGCTTTTCGGGTATAAGCAGTTGCTGCAGCTGCTCCAGCTCGAATCGCTTTACCTCCAAATCAAGAGCAAGAAAATCGAGGACAGCAAGGAGCCGCCACCGGGTTCCATCCCTTGGAGCAATAATACCAAAGCAAGAAAACAGgggagaaagagaagaagcaaAAGGAGTAAACCGAATGGGTTTGTTGGTTTAGCATTGGGGATGAGTCTTGTTGGTGCTGGTTTGCTTCTGGGATGGACTGTTGGATGGATGCAGATGCTTTCTTTCTAA